A genomic region of Cannabis sativa cultivar Pink pepper isolate KNU-18-1 chromosome 1, ASM2916894v1, whole genome shotgun sequence contains the following coding sequences:
- the LOC115701983 gene encoding uncharacterized protein LOC115701983, translating into MTIVSWNVRCLNGKDAIRHVKLLIREFKPDVLFLMETRLVKGKSLEIKRQLSFANVYEVPRVGMGGGLMLLWKERVVVSGITSTPNYISCFMKLENIPIKWHFCGFYGEPNISKRRLTWDMLEHLRIVYEGPWLVIRDFNEILSQDDKNKSGYRNETQIEDFCSTLELCALHPLHYKGERYTWAKSADNESIKERLDWAMVNEAWEDYFSYTSLTHLDYYHSDHRALLVKIKDDTDLQKGSNKRKRFRFENIWIGDEECKSLIKNCWRYEENTPLISTIKNIQQCASNLDTWPQNKYGSLFREIKDTQKKVVQMHNLQSKGCSSEGSRQFENKLNDLLLKEEVFWHQRARVQWLQAGDQNTKFFHKKANARRKNNTIRGLFNEDHIWCTSNEAIGDITKNYYSALFTSIMPTNESIEELLQAVEQVVTDDMNETLTKTFTLEEVQRAVFSMPADKSPGPDGMSAFENQSAFVPGRLITDSVLIAYECLHNLKARKVRRRSYVAMKLDMSKAYDRVEWKFIEKMMLKMGFKTEWVNIVLKCVSSVRYSFQINDSIHGEVVPTRGLRQGDPLSPYLFLICAEGLSSLIKQAESKKEIFGLKVVREAPSISHLFFADDSLLFLDANEGSLHKIQQILALYSRCSGQVINFNKYILYFSSNTPEETRKLFAEALNMRITEAIEKYLGLPMIGGKNKNAIFRPIKDKIWKKLNEYQAKLFSQGGKEILVKAVVQAMPTYQMACLKYRKALEKR; encoded by the exons ATGACTATCGTTAGTTGGAATGTTAGATGTTTGAATGGAAAGGATGCAATACGACATGTTAAGCTACTTATTCGAGAGTTCAAGCCAGATGTTCTTTTTTTGATGGAAACAAGATTAGTCAAAGGTAAGAGCCTAGAAATAAAAAGACAATTATCTTTTGCAAACGTCTATGAAGTGCCTAGAGTAGGTATGGGAGGGGGATTAATGCTATTGTGGAAGGAAAGAGTTGTGGTCTCGGGAATTACTTCTACCCCTAATTATATTAGTTGTTTTATGAAGTTAGAGAATATACCAATAAAATGGCATTTCTGTGGGTTTTATGGGGAGCCTAATATTTCTAAGAGACGACTAACATGGGATATGTTGGAACATTTACGGATAGTGTATGAAGGACCATGGTTAGTGATTAGAGATTTCAATGAGATTTTAAGTCAGgatgataaaaataaaagcgGATATAGAAATGAAACACAAATTGAAGATTTTTGTAGTACTTTAGAATTGTGCGCACTACACCCATTGCATTATAAAGGAGAGAGATATACTTGGGCAAAAAGTGCAGACAATGAAAGTATCAAGGAGAGACTAGATTGGGCAATGGTGAATGAAGCATGGGAGGACTATTTCTCTTATACAAGCTTGACACATCTAGATTATTATCATTCTGATCACAGAGCACTGTTGGTAAAAATAAAGGATGATACGGATCTGCAGAAAGGTTCCAACAAGAGGAAAAGATTCAGATTTGAGAATATCTGGATTGGTGACGAAGAATGTAAGAGTCTAATTAAGAATTGTTGGAGGTATGAGGAAAATACACCACTGATTTCAACAATCAAGAATATTCAACAATGTGCTTCAAATCTGGATACTTGGCCTCAGAATAAGTATGGATCATTATTTCGAGAAATTAAAGATACGCAGAAAAAAGTAGTTCAAATGCACAATTTGCAAAGTAAAGGATGTTCTAGCGAAGGATCTAGGCAATTTGAGAATAAACTCAATGATCTGCTTTTAAAGGAGGAGGTCTTCTGGCATCAAAGGGCAAGGGTCCAATGGTTACAGGCTGGTGATCAGAACACCAAATTTTTCCACAAGAAGGCAAATGCACGAAGAAAGAATAATACAATTCGAG gtttatttaatGAAGATCATATATGGTGTACGAGTAACGAAGCCATAGGTGATATCACAAAGAATTATTATTCTGCACTCTTTACGTCGATTATGCCTACAAATGAAAGCATTGAGGAGTTGTTACAAGCTGTCGAGCAAGTGGTTACAGATGACATGAATGAAACACTGACGAAGACCTTTACATTGGAAGAAGTTCAACGAGCAGTTTTTAGTATGCCTGCGGATAAAAGCCCTGGTCCAGATGGAATGAGTGCCTT TGAGAACCAAAGTGCTTTTGTCCCTGGAAGACTCATAACAGATAGTGTCCTTATTGCCTATGAGTGCCTTCATAATTTAAAAGCAAGAAAAGTCAGAAGGCGAAGTTACGTAGCAATGAAGTTGGATATGAGTAAAGCCTATGACAGAGTAGAATGGAAGTTTATTGAGAAAATGATGTTAAAAATGGGTTTCAAGACCGAATGGGTGAATATAGTCTTGAAATGTGTTTCATCTGTTCGTTATTCATTTCAAATCAATGACTCTATTCATGGTGAAGTGGTGCCAACGAGAGGTTTAAGACAAGGGGACCCACTTTCTCCCTATCTTTTCTTAATATGTGCGGAGGGACTCTCCTCGCTAATTAAGCAGGCAGAATCAAAGAAAGAAATTTTTGGGCTGAAAGTTGTAAGAGAGGCTCCCAGTATAAGCCATCTTTTCTTTGCCGATGATAGTCTACTCTTCTTAGATGCAAATGAGGGTTCTTTGCATAAAATTCAACAAATTTTGGCATTATATTCGCGATGCTCAGGACAG GttataaattttaacaaatataTTCTGTATTTTTCATCAAATACTCCTGAGGAAACACGGAAACTCTTTGCAGAAGCATTAAATATGAGAATAACAGAGGCTATAGAAAAGTATTTGGGTCTTCCCATGATAGGagggaaaaataaaaatgcaatATTCAGACcaattaaggataaaatatggAAAAAGCTAAATGAATATCAGGCCAAACTATTCTCACAAGGGGGTAAAGAGATTCTAGTGAAAGCGGTAGTCCAAGCAATGCCTACTTATCAAATGGCATGTTTAAAATACCGGAAGGCATTGGAGAAGAGATAG